CGCTTTATGGTTCTTTGGTGATGTTTCTCATGTATAAATGTCATACACTGCTACACTTCCGGCAGGGAAGCTGCACTTATCACACAGAATTCTTTGTAAAAGCTGTCAAAACCCAATCCTGCAAGTATTCTGGGCACAGCCAGGTCCCTGCACCCCCCcatgaggtgtgtgtgtggagacgggggtgggggctggctgTGCCCATAACCATCGTGTGTTTCTACAACAGACTCTAATGACCCGCGCTAATGATCACTATGACGCAGCTGTGATGgaggctctgcccccccccctccctccccaaccCACCCCCCAAAGGGGAGAAGAAACCAAAATCAAATACAACATGAATTTACACTGTAAATATGACACTTATTATTAAGAATGTTAATGTCACAGAAAACAGCAGGTGACTTTTTTCAGTGCGAGTTTAGTAACATTTAATCAGTCCTCTTCCACATAGCGATTCAGTAATAATACTGTTAAACAGCGTTAGTGTGAAATTCTCTCAAAACATACCACTACAAAAGCATGTAACAATAAACTGCAGTATATGACTAGGCTTTCTCACATGGGGCACACAAAACATGGATTAGTCGTTACAAAAATAGGTGCAGGCTGGGACAAATCGTCGTAGCCCAAATCAAAGTCAGACAGTGTTCCCATGGTGACAGATGGTCCTTAGAGCAGGATTTTCCTCCCAAAGGGCTCAAAAGTACACGTCATAGGCTGTCAGCAGCACTCACGCCCTTTATGCTtgtcagagaaaaaaataaaaccatcaGAACCCCTCCGGATTGTTCCAGCCACCCCCActggttaaaagaaaaaaaaaatctgtctgtcatccatccaGTGGTCCATGATCGCTTACCCAAAGACTTGTTCAAAAATTTCAATTCTTCCGAACTGAAACATCAAACCtttacattattatataaatGCTCCCTGCCAAAGTGCCCACTACTGAAATCCAAGTCTCGTATCATTTTATCAGTATATCTGCTTTTAAATGCACTTTTCCTACTAGTGTCTTATCCTAGATCGACGGGGGAAACTGAGGTTTTAAAAATGCACAGCGAGTGTGATTGTCACGTGGTGTCATTTACTGCCTGGCTGCACCCTAAATAGCATCAGTATGTAGTAGTTCAAACCAGTCAGTGACTGACACGGCACCGTAACGCCGCCCACCGTGGGGTTTAAAGTCTCAATTCCCCCTCATTTCATTTGATTTAAAAAGCTTCATATGCTGCCATACTTACCTTCATACATTTCCTAcatcatttatatataaaaatatacaagcATGCATCAGCACTAGGAAACTTATTATTTATGTAGTTGTTTTGGCAACTTCAAATCCTTCATCATATGACTTGTCACAGAACTTCACCATGCGATCAGTCAGTTCCTGCATCACATGACCATGTTCAGCTTCTTATGTGCAGGGTTATAGTACATGTGTTCCAGTGATCGGGTGCTATTCATACAAAAGCTGAAATATGCTATAGTATTTATACTGTAGTACATCTACCTATGTTGCATACCACATCTCCAGAACAGGGTAATAGTGAATCAGTGTCCATTCCAGGATGCAAGGGGCACGGGCCAGGGGACACTGACACGGCGAGACGGAAACTCACCTAACCGCCTGAATACGGGGAGAATGCCAGCTACACATGGTCAAAGACAGAGACGGGATTCGAATGCCCAGCCCTAGAGACGAGAGGCCGTGGTGCTGAACACTGAGTCCCCCTACAGGCAGCACGGGGAAACTCAGTCACCAGGCCCACAAATACTATTGCGATACCAAGGTTTTCGGTTAACGAGCAGTGCAGTGCTTCTTCATGggtaaaagaaagaaaaaaaaaaaacacactgctgACAGTATAGGCGAATACCACCGTTTGGCCAAgttcaatgggggggggggggtctccctcCTTCATTTCaggtaaaaaaaattataataattaaaaaaaaaacagcaaaaaggaAAGCCTTACTGGAAAGAAGGTTAAAATCAGGCTTATGTGTGTAATGAGGTCTGAGTCAGGGTCAGTAACAGTGTGTCCTGCTTACAGTAAACCACATTGCTTTGCTTTTAAATTAAGACTAACCCAGAGCTTGTAGTGTGAACGGGTAAAGGAACGGTGGTCTTCTGTGGTCCAAGAACGGCAGACTCAGTCCCTCATTTCTCTAACCAATGCCACAGGAAAACGGCACGTAGGGCAAAAGGTCAAAGGTTAAAGGGCAAAGTAGCCTGGACGACGGCCCCACAACGTCCTACATGAAGCTCCCTGTTCGGAAAACAAAGCGAAGGCGTGATGCTCGTTCGGGGAGTTGGTGGTCGGGAACGACGCCCGGGACGTGACCTCCGGCCTCCGCGGTTACAGCCGGCCCACCTTGGCGTCGCCGATGGCCCCCCAGACGTCGAACACGAACTCGTCAGGGAAGGCGAAGTCGCCCAGGGTCTCGTCCAGAGCCTCGGCGAACTCGTCAGGGTTACGTTTGTCCTTGCCCACCTCCACCATGGTGGCCGCTGTGCGTCACGGACACGCATGGATGAATAACCATGACGACtgcaccctcacacacacacacacacacacacacgcgcgcagcGTAATGCGAGCGGCTCCCCTACCCAGCTCGCTGTCTCTGATTCCCATGTAGCTCTCCAGGAGGTCATCAACCTTCTCAATGGCCTTCTCTTCAAAAGCAGATGGCTGAGTGACAGTGAGGtgaaagagacagagacaggTTACACTCAAACCCCTGCCAGGCAGGGCGGGACCGGCCATTGTTTTCTCAGACACCATATACTCTGCTGACTGCCCTCTTCATCCAGGTAGACAGGGCAGGTAGGGGGTGATGGAGGGTTTTCTACACCAGCAAACGTACCAATTCCTCCACAGTAGCCGGCCCTTTGGACCTCAGACGCAGTGTCCCTCGCCCCGTCCCCAACTGGCCCCCTCCGGATCCAGCTCGGGCACCCCCAGATCTCTGGCTGATCATATCTgtaaacataaacataaacataaaacaaattacaaaaacaGAACTCCCCTCAATGTCAATATAGccatttgtaaaaaaaaaaaaatgaaattattagTGGGTGACATAAATCAACAATTCCCTGTAAGGTCAAACTGATTCGCCGCGATTCATTATAGACACCCCGACCCACCAAAGGCCTTCAGGGGCTCCACCAGTTTGAGGCAGAAGTTCCGCCCCCTAGGCAGGTCCTTCAGCATCTTGGCCACTTCGTAGTGTCGGCAGCCAATCAGACTCTTCCCGTTGATGGATTCGATCATGTCCCCGACGTTGACGAGCTGCATTTGGTGAACGATGCTTCCTTCTCTAATTCTCTGAAATacgcaggtttttttttttttttttttaaaaaagcatgttagcaaagatgcccccccccccactctgaaAGCCAGTCAGTCTTGTTCCTGAAAATTCAGCCCTGCAAGTTTTACAGCAATTAATTAGCAACCGAACAAAATCTAAAAGCAGAGAAGATAACTTGCTGTCAATTACTAATTACAATAAAACGTTGCCTTGTACTTGTACATGTGTAATtacaataaagttgaatctaatctaatctaatattCTGCAGCCAATCGGAAGGGATATTTGCTCACTTcctcccca
This genomic window from Paramormyrops kingsleyae isolate MSU_618 chromosome 22, PKINGS_0.4, whole genome shotgun sequence contains:
- the gipc1 gene encoding PDZ domain-containing protein GIPC1 — its product is MPLGLGRRKKAPPLVENEEAEPIRAGLDVAGLDSVGAGGAREGASLGTVTPGLPPPPASLRPRLVFHTQLAHGSPTGRIEGFSNVRELYAKIGEAFGILPADVMFCTLNTHKVDMEKLLGGQIGLEDFIFAHVKGQRKEVDVFKGEDALGLTITDNGAGYAFIKRIREGSIVHQMQLVNVGDMIESINGKSLIGCRHYEVAKMLKDLPRGRNFCLKLVEPLKAFDMISQRSGGARAGSGGGQLGTGRGTLRLRSKGPATVEELPSAFEEKAIEKVDDLLESYMGIRDSELAATMVEVGKDKRNPDEFAEALDETLGDFAFPDEFVFDVWGAIGDAKVGRL